One bacterium DNA segment encodes these proteins:
- a CDS encoding glycosyltransferase has protein sequence MTRTLSAYESIVGASTIRQLLRLGERLENVRVVHVNSTRQGGGVAEILDWLVPLMRDVGLDASWEVIDGNTRFFEITKSIHNGLQGQPVNLSKRDWEHYWETNSSSAARLRPILEDADIVIIHDPQPAALLGLCPNRRGKWIWRAHIDISRPYRPVWRTLRSHVENYDASIFSIAEFAQPLRHPQVLVAPSIDPLSEKNRELTQEEIELVRIEFGLDNSRPILTQISRFDRFKDPLGVIQAFQLVKHAVPAQLVLAGGGASDDPEGQAVLDEVLAAANNDPDIHVLLLPPDANRTINALQRLSDIIIQKSTREGFGLTVTEGMWKGKPVIGGDTGGIRLQVINFHTGFLVNSPEGAAHRIRYLLHHRKRLAEMGEIARDYTRRSFLLTRHLREYLTLILALRSGDGARVMYV, from the coding sequence GTGACGAGAACATTGTCCGCATATGAGAGTATCGTTGGTGCAAGCACGATTCGACAGCTTCTCAGGCTCGGAGAGCGCCTGGAAAACGTCAGGGTCGTACATGTAAACTCAACTCGACAGGGAGGAGGAGTGGCGGAGATTTTGGATTGGCTCGTGCCCTTAATGCGCGACGTCGGCCTTGATGCGTCTTGGGAAGTCATTGATGGCAACACTCGGTTTTTCGAGATCACCAAGTCAATTCACAATGGACTCCAAGGCCAGCCAGTAAACTTGAGCAAACGAGACTGGGAGCACTATTGGGAGACCAACAGTTCCAGTGCTGCCCGACTTCGACCGATCTTGGAAGATGCCGACATAGTCATTATCCACGACCCGCAACCTGCCGCATTGTTGGGATTGTGCCCGAATCGGCGCGGCAAATGGATTTGGCGCGCCCACATCGATATCAGTCGACCGTATCGCCCTGTATGGCGCACGCTCCGCAGTCATGTCGAGAATTATGACGCCAGCATTTTCTCAATTGCTGAATTTGCGCAACCTCTGCGACACCCTCAGGTACTCGTGGCGCCTAGTATTGATCCTCTCAGCGAGAAGAACCGGGAACTCACGCAGGAAGAAATCGAACTCGTGAGAATTGAGTTCGGTTTGGATAATTCTCGACCAATTCTCACTCAGATCTCCCGATTTGATCGCTTCAAAGACCCGCTCGGTGTCATCCAGGCATTCCAACTGGTGAAGCACGCAGTTCCAGCACAACTCGTATTGGCTGGTGGAGGCGCTAGCGACGACCCTGAAGGTCAGGCTGTACTCGACGAGGTTCTCGCCGCAGCAAACAACGACCCGGATATTCACGTCTTGTTGCTTCCGCCAGATGCCAATCGGACTATCAATGCGCTCCAGCGCTTATCTGATATTATCATTCAGAAGTCGACTCGCGAAGGCTTTGGTTTGACAGTTACAGAGGGTATGTGGAAAGGTAAGCCGGTGATTGGCGGTGACACTGGCGGTATCCGCCTTCAAGTCATTAACTTCCATACTGGATTTCTCGTGAATTCTCCTGAAGGCGCAGCCCATCGTATTCGTTACTTGTTGCACCATCGCAAACGCCTGGCGGAGATGGGAGAGATCGCCCGTGACTATACCCGTAGAAGCTTCCTTCTGACACGTCATTTGCGCGAGTATCTTACACTCATTCTGGCGCTTCGGAGCGGGGACGGAGCCAGAGTGATGTACGTTTAG
- a CDS encoding flavin reductase family protein: MNNLAPVNPATLTENVFSLIAEDWMLVTAGDMASYNTMTASWGAMGELWNKKICICFVRPTRYTFEFMERTAAFTLSVFSEESRPVLNHCGNVSGRDVDKMHIAGLTPHQSHAGSVYFEEARLVFDCRKIYTHDLDPTKFLLQPIHDCYPKKDYHRMYIGEIVTCLSRD; the protein is encoded by the coding sequence ATGAACAACTTGGCGCCTGTCAATCCCGCGACCTTAACCGAGAATGTCTTCAGCCTCATTGCCGAAGATTGGATGCTCGTTACGGCCGGGGACATGGCATCCTACAACACGATGACAGCCTCCTGGGGAGCCATGGGGGAACTCTGGAATAAGAAGATTTGTATCTGCTTTGTCCGTCCCACCCGATACACCTTCGAATTTATGGAACGAACCGCTGCCTTCACACTCTCTGTTTTTTCCGAAGAGAGTCGTCCCGTCCTGAACCACTGCGGCAATGTCTCCGGTCGCGATGTCGACAAGATGCATATTGCCGGTTTGACTCCCCATCAATCTCACGCTGGCTCCGTTTACTTCGAAGAAGCGCGACTCGTCTTTGATTGTCGCAAGATCTACACGCACGATCTCGATCCGACCAAATTCCTCCTACAACCGATTCACGATTGTTATCCAAAGAAGGACTACCATCGCATGTACATCGGCGAGATTGTTACTTGTCTGAGCAGAGATTGA
- the typA gene encoding translational GTPase TypA, which produces MIPVERIRNLAIVAHIDHGKTTLIDSVFRAAHTFRDNQQMAERLMDNNALERERGITIRAKHCTVEWNDYLINIIDTPGHADFSGEVERVLSMVDSVLLLVDANEGPMPQTRYVLMRALRLGLKPIVIINKVDRPNARPDYALNKTFDLFLDLGATDEQAHFPVLYGSGLDGWFVNDLDKEEHTGMDSLFETIVKHVPKPHVDQDGPFLMQVSTLAWNDYIGQIGCGRVLRGSISRGDEFTQFVQRWKDPGNQDEGWDLVKTTKEKCVHLWVTRGLSRIEADKIGAGDIVWLAGPGEIGIGDTFSEVEEASAALKPLEIEEPTVSMFFLVNTGPFSGLEGTAIMLRQLKERLTRELRVNVALRMEDLGRSDGVKVSGRGELHLAILIEEMRREGLEFCISRPEVITHEDKNGNTLEPIEQLIIDVPEEYQGIVIEKLARRKGELRAVENAGTNVVRIEFEISTRGLIGYRNEFMTDTRGMGIMASRFVGYGPWRGEITARSRGSVISMETGIATAYSIEGLQERAVIFVEPTDRVYNGQIIGENSRPDDLPCNPTKKKALTNHRSSTKDIGVALDVARKLTLEQAMEWIGPDELVEVTPKSVRMRKAILDSEIRKKAQKAQTGIYRSANIATAPPPA; this is translated from the coding sequence ATGATCCCAGTTGAACGCATTCGCAATTTGGCTATTGTTGCACACATTGATCACGGCAAGACAACACTGATTGATTCGGTTTTTCGCGCAGCTCACACGTTTCGCGACAATCAGCAGATGGCCGAACGCCTGATGGACAACAATGCGCTCGAACGTGAACGCGGGATTACGATTCGTGCCAAGCACTGCACGGTCGAATGGAACGACTATTTGATCAATATTATTGATACGCCGGGCCATGCCGATTTCTCCGGCGAGGTTGAGCGGGTACTTTCGATGGTTGATTCAGTCCTGCTGTTGGTCGATGCCAACGAAGGTCCGATGCCGCAAACCCGGTACGTATTGATGCGCGCGCTTCGTCTGGGACTTAAACCGATTGTCATTATTAACAAAGTTGATCGTCCAAACGCACGCCCTGACTACGCTCTCAACAAGACATTTGACTTATTCCTCGATTTGGGTGCAACGGATGAGCAAGCACACTTCCCTGTACTTTATGGTTCGGGACTGGACGGCTGGTTCGTCAACGACCTCGACAAAGAAGAACACACTGGCATGGATTCGCTCTTTGAGACGATTGTCAAGCATGTGCCGAAGCCGCACGTGGATCAGGACGGACCTTTCCTGATGCAAGTCTCGACATTGGCATGGAACGATTACATCGGCCAGATTGGTTGTGGTCGCGTGCTTCGCGGTTCAATCAGCCGAGGCGATGAATTCACGCAATTTGTGCAACGATGGAAGGATCCAGGCAATCAAGATGAGGGCTGGGATCTGGTGAAGACGACTAAAGAGAAGTGTGTCCACTTGTGGGTAACACGCGGACTTTCTCGAATTGAAGCGGACAAAATCGGCGCCGGCGATATTGTTTGGTTAGCTGGACCGGGCGAAATCGGAATCGGAGACACATTCTCCGAAGTGGAAGAAGCATCAGCTGCTTTGAAGCCGCTGGAGATTGAAGAGCCGACAGTATCGATGTTCTTCCTTGTGAACACCGGACCGTTTTCCGGATTAGAAGGCACGGCGATCATGCTTCGCCAATTGAAGGAGCGCCTGACACGTGAACTGCGCGTAAACGTGGCATTGCGCATGGAAGACCTCGGCCGCTCAGACGGCGTAAAGGTATCCGGTCGCGGCGAATTGCATTTGGCGATACTGATCGAAGAGATGCGCCGTGAAGGGTTGGAGTTCTGTATTTCCCGACCGGAAGTTATTACGCACGAAGACAAGAATGGCAATACGCTGGAGCCAATCGAGCAATTGATTATCGATGTCCCTGAAGAATATCAAGGGATTGTAATCGAGAAGCTCGCTCGTCGCAAAGGTGAACTTCGTGCAGTCGAGAACGCCGGCACCAACGTCGTGCGCATCGAATTTGAGATTTCTACCCGCGGTTTGATTGGATATCGGAACGAATTCATGACCGACACCCGCGGCATGGGGATTATGGCCTCTCGCTTTGTCGGGTACGGTCCATGGCGCGGAGAAATCACTGCACGCAGTCGCGGTTCGGTTATCAGCATGGAGACTGGCATTGCGACAGCATACTCAATCGAGGGTTTACAAGAACGCGCGGTAATATTCGTAGAGCCGACGGATCGCGTGTACAATGGGCAGATTATAGGCGAAAATTCGCGTCCAGATGATCTTCCGTGCAATCCAACGAAAAAGAAGGCCCTGACGAATCACCGGTCTTCGACAAAGGATATCGGCGTGGCACTTGACGTGGCGCGCAAGTTGACTCTCGAACAAGCGATGGAATGGATTGGACCGGACGAATTGGTAGAAGTTACTCCAAAATCGGTGCGAATGCGCAAAGCGATACTTGATTCGGAAATCCGCAAGAAGGCACAGAAGGCGCAGACCGGAATCTACCGAAGCGCCAACATTGCGACTGCACCGCCACCGGCATAA